One stretch of Halobacillus litoralis DNA includes these proteins:
- a CDS encoding DinB family protein — protein sequence MYGLDEKRKELLDFVEEVSEQEASVKPEEDRWSILEVLEHLYLMEQLIVYQINQALKQGDTQQATEKPIHKTTNRDYKVEAPEAVRPKGEFKTLQEAKEGLKKTREATLFLIHNKEEETLQNRAFPHPAFGDMNLEQWVEFIGWHELRHLDQMKEVKALIHT from the coding sequence ATGTATGGCTTAGATGAAAAAAGAAAAGAACTGCTCGATTTTGTAGAAGAAGTTTCAGAGCAAGAAGCATCGGTTAAGCCTGAAGAAGACCGTTGGTCGATCCTTGAAGTTTTAGAACACTTATACTTAATGGAACAACTAATCGTTTATCAAATCAACCAAGCTCTCAAACAGGGAGACACACAACAAGCGACAGAAAAACCGATCCATAAGACCACCAACCGGGATTACAAAGTCGAGGCTCCAGAGGCCGTTCGTCCGAAAGGGGAATTCAAGACCCTGCAGGAAGCAAAAGAAGGTTTGAAGAAGACGCGGGAGGCGACTTTATTCCTTATTCACAATAAGGAGGAAGAGACATTACAAAACCGTGCTTTCCCTCACCCTGCTTTCGGAGATATGAACTTGGAACAGTGGGTAGAGTTTATCGGTTGGCACGAACTACGCCACCTTGATCAAATGAAAGAAGTAAAAGCCCTTATTCATACGTAA